A single genomic interval of Stieleria maiorica harbors:
- a CDS encoding vWA domain-containing protein, with product MSTSSTQPAGKASQPDRKVWQGDRAGGADVFGILWRRWRQVMWGVLLLAALLLFAWLIWLLLLSPKRTAVVVLSAAEYSWPLPPNAWAKEDFGKLGVMDGETITVRGDDAPIFKASDFYQRLEREVTRAQGQSRRLPLIVWVSLHGVADGGGDSIRLIPPKASATDSESWIDLDELLDRIEPLGAKRKTLLILDCNRMQVNWNIGLRVNRFADEVQAAFAERVAKEKTKVDLAVMLSAGSDETAHVSADLAGSVFGHFLQLGLAGAADQVSHHGNGDGWVDLVELHRYVQTQVSWWARRSRGDRQTPVLMKVHADSNFHLTRSLNPERLNQLTARPTVSRSGPTISDAQLDSLWRSLDEHREQQLYRREPIAFRDLEHSLLWLEQLATAGKGYQTLAKRTFNRVVGEIKAIETRMARLPQSPTYSNAYSLVSGNRPPLPRALRVHSLPLAEFFGTQDMTSSAQLRDRLQEFSTRPNAGLLSSVRAEFEELATSDYRSTQFARMLDRYQTPRLWQQADVLGTLLTLQSEIEDRTVPRDDDGIPADLRVHRWTRWLLAPADASRRMAEDRVFLRQQEGLAESLQETQSSLTASMGALTTAITASQISDRSMALAPYYAQWIAHPDRASDPAETKDDIENVIVPLIGETERLAAELDAMPTSIDDQTVVQSLRSIGALAEEKIRPTIDSLQEKLTLRTRELIRESLTNQLETVGEIQAVLSVPLVNWESRRDLRTAMNELTTRVHANLEPPSDDDQADSIPSSELAYSARLESWQRHPLDLLLGETTGGAGDAANTPIASFLDSVERQMQGMGVETTLSGQRNRCATEARRTRAAASIWFPRPADDPIALLRDIDIKALLMWHAERSLADFWGPAGGERPFYDLAATDYLASVAELDRQGIDSASGGERLVELAEARSQLEASRQFLPGWLSTTSARTIQLDPQDDIRSLLVIRSEPENAFAPPQGTAVVSVRSESQRIDFESIQPSDAVTLPTSNAHYQVVLPAEVSGAGLALKAQAVFRGHEYGSPLNLEQLGGVKIDVHPHRYQKSEVTLNGPWDELSVVFVLDCSASMAESLEANAGEVASRMEIAKSALQEMLFDLGLRRNIRVGVRAFGHRLGWSVDEPVRPLTRPDFGGLIDPALTPERDVEAMLGLSDFDLAAAQSLVPEIGGLKPWGQSPLYLSVMQAIQEFSADDATADRHVIAITDGANYQFIPPSATNSSLTTDNDVRQAWMQTPVPVHILGLGMDRSQQQDAVQEFDRLSRDTGGRFQALASSTDLKQALRNLLAPGMYRLRSYQDDHRPDVPITLGSPTRVAPAPESPELFALQYEGRQWVDAAAQEAATQPLAIEPVVLEGGEAYQLYVNEAGTEIYDYPYDDNVEAVAGLVTSQGAATDHVIRVHRPQHQPPHDVAFPVSWQRRDPAGSDDRPLWRATRRPSAVWIEIQPVAVDGQEVGQAYTFYDATFEPGEPAPVMNLLSSDWPRRAVKARVRVWSRPAEESTTIELLPPGIAGGGNQASDGGGVARLNRAIPVDETSGEPIAVGSGISVRIDPLGTTFADGVARRRYVVEFADPDIPVTSIKVSLDESIDGLPIRIVRQFDPLRRMSVHTFYYPTKNNAPVQQIRVTNQTHEIDGAWQLDRDWVEVGIPESGGLLPVGH from the coding sequence ATGTCGACTTCATCCACTCAGCCCGCCGGCAAGGCCAGCCAACCCGATCGCAAGGTCTGGCAGGGCGATCGCGCCGGCGGCGCCGACGTTTTCGGAATCCTGTGGCGGCGCTGGCGGCAGGTGATGTGGGGCGTGCTGTTGCTGGCCGCATTGCTGTTGTTCGCCTGGCTGATTTGGCTGTTGTTGCTCTCCCCCAAACGCACTGCGGTGGTGGTGCTGTCGGCGGCGGAGTACTCGTGGCCGCTGCCGCCGAACGCCTGGGCCAAAGAGGACTTTGGGAAATTGGGCGTCATGGACGGCGAAACGATCACTGTGCGTGGCGATGATGCCCCGATTTTCAAAGCATCCGATTTTTACCAACGCTTGGAGCGAGAGGTAACGCGGGCACAGGGGCAAAGCCGGCGATTGCCGTTGATCGTTTGGGTCAGTCTGCACGGGGTTGCCGATGGCGGTGGCGATTCGATCCGGCTGATCCCACCCAAGGCCTCGGCGACCGATTCCGAGTCGTGGATCGATTTGGACGAACTGCTGGACCGCATCGAGCCGCTGGGCGCGAAACGCAAGACGCTCCTGATCCTCGACTGCAACCGCATGCAGGTCAATTGGAACATCGGCCTGCGGGTGAATCGATTCGCCGACGAGGTCCAAGCCGCGTTTGCCGAACGCGTGGCGAAGGAAAAGACCAAGGTCGATTTGGCGGTGATGTTGTCGGCCGGATCGGACGAAACGGCCCATGTTTCAGCAGATCTGGCGGGATCAGTGTTCGGGCACTTCCTGCAATTGGGACTCGCCGGCGCCGCCGATCAAGTGTCACACCATGGCAACGGCGATGGATGGGTCGACCTTGTCGAGCTTCACCGTTACGTTCAAACTCAGGTCAGTTGGTGGGCACGGCGTAGCCGCGGTGATCGCCAAACGCCCGTCCTGATGAAGGTCCATGCCGATTCGAACTTTCACCTGACGCGGAGTTTGAATCCGGAGCGATTGAACCAGTTGACCGCTCGCCCCACAGTCAGTCGATCTGGGCCGACGATTTCGGATGCCCAGCTTGACTCACTTTGGCGATCTTTGGACGAGCATCGCGAACAACAACTCTATCGCCGCGAACCGATCGCGTTCCGAGACTTGGAACACAGTCTGTTGTGGCTGGAGCAACTGGCGACCGCCGGCAAGGGTTATCAAACCTTGGCCAAGCGGACGTTTAATCGCGTGGTCGGCGAGATCAAGGCGATTGAAACCCGGATGGCCCGATTGCCGCAATCGCCAACCTATTCAAACGCCTATTCGCTGGTCTCGGGCAACCGCCCGCCGCTGCCACGTGCGCTGCGTGTCCACTCGCTGCCGCTGGCGGAGTTTTTCGGCACGCAGGACATGACTTCAAGCGCGCAGCTTCGTGATCGATTGCAAGAGTTTTCCACCCGGCCAAACGCCGGACTGCTTTCGAGCGTTCGGGCAGAATTTGAGGAGCTTGCGACGTCGGACTATCGCAGCACGCAGTTTGCCCGAATGTTAGATCGCTACCAGACGCCACGGTTGTGGCAACAAGCGGACGTGTTGGGCACGTTACTGACGCTGCAAAGTGAGATCGAAGACCGAACGGTCCCGCGTGATGACGATGGGATCCCCGCAGACCTTCGCGTCCATCGTTGGACCCGATGGTTGCTGGCGCCGGCAGACGCATCGCGTCGTATGGCAGAAGACCGCGTGTTTCTGCGTCAGCAAGAGGGCCTGGCCGAAAGTCTTCAAGAAACACAATCGAGCCTCACCGCATCGATGGGCGCGCTGACAACGGCAATCACCGCATCACAAATCAGCGATCGATCGATGGCGCTCGCGCCTTACTACGCACAGTGGATCGCCCACCCGGACCGCGCATCGGATCCCGCGGAAACGAAAGACGACATTGAAAACGTGATCGTGCCGTTGATCGGTGAAACCGAGCGTCTTGCCGCCGAACTCGACGCGATGCCGACCTCGATCGACGACCAAACGGTCGTTCAATCCCTGCGGAGCATCGGTGCGTTGGCGGAGGAAAAAATCCGCCCCACGATCGACAGCCTGCAGGAAAAACTGACCCTGCGGACGCGTGAACTGATCCGCGAAAGTCTGACCAATCAGCTGGAGACGGTCGGAGAGATCCAAGCCGTCTTGTCCGTCCCCTTGGTCAATTGGGAGTCCCGACGTGATCTGCGGACTGCGATGAACGAATTGACCACACGTGTTCACGCCAACCTGGAACCGCCCAGCGACGACGACCAAGCCGATTCGATTCCATCATCTGAACTCGCCTATTCCGCTCGCCTGGAAAGCTGGCAACGGCATCCGCTGGATTTATTGCTCGGCGAGACGACGGGCGGCGCGGGTGATGCCGCCAACACGCCGATCGCATCATTTCTGGATTCTGTCGAGCGTCAGATGCAAGGAATGGGTGTCGAGACGACGTTGTCGGGTCAACGAAACCGATGTGCCACCGAAGCGCGTCGAACGCGAGCCGCCGCATCGATCTGGTTTCCTCGCCCAGCCGACGATCCGATCGCGCTGCTTCGCGACATCGACATCAAGGCGCTGTTGATGTGGCATGCCGAGCGATCCCTGGCTGATTTTTGGGGACCGGCCGGTGGCGAGCGTCCGTTTTACGATCTTGCCGCGACAGACTATCTGGCATCGGTCGCCGAATTGGACCGCCAGGGGATTGATTCGGCGTCCGGCGGTGAACGACTCGTTGAACTTGCCGAGGCCCGATCACAGCTGGAAGCGAGTCGTCAATTCCTTCCTGGCTGGCTGTCGACCACCTCGGCGCGGACAATTCAATTGGATCCCCAGGACGACATCAGGTCATTGCTGGTGATCCGATCCGAACCGGAAAACGCCTTCGCGCCACCGCAGGGAACCGCCGTCGTGTCGGTGCGTAGCGAATCGCAGCGGATTGATTTTGAATCCATCCAACCCTCTGATGCGGTGACGCTGCCCACGTCCAATGCTCACTATCAAGTCGTCTTGCCGGCGGAGGTATCTGGTGCGGGATTGGCGTTGAAAGCACAAGCCGTTTTTCGCGGCCATGAATACGGCAGCCCCTTGAACCTGGAACAACTGGGCGGTGTGAAGATCGATGTCCATCCGCATCGGTACCAGAAAAGCGAAGTCACGCTGAACGGTCCCTGGGACGAGCTGTCAGTCGTGTTTGTCCTGGATTGCTCGGCCAGCATGGCGGAATCGCTCGAAGCGAATGCAGGTGAGGTCGCTTCGCGGATGGAAATCGCCAAGTCGGCGCTGCAAGAAATGCTGTTCGATCTAGGGCTTCGGCGAAACATTCGGGTCGGTGTCCGCGCATTCGGACACCGCTTGGGCTGGAGTGTTGACGAGCCGGTCAGACCACTCACCCGGCCGGATTTTGGCGGACTGATCGATCCTGCATTAACGCCGGAGCGGGATGTCGAAGCGATGCTGGGGTTAAGCGACTTTGACCTCGCAGCGGCTCAATCGTTGGTCCCTGAAATCGGCGGATTGAAACCGTGGGGACAATCGCCGTTGTACCTTTCCGTGATGCAAGCGATTCAAGAGTTTTCGGCGGACGACGCCACGGCCGATCGACACGTCATCGCGATCACCGATGGAGCCAATTACCAATTCATCCCGCCGTCGGCCACCAATTCGTCGCTGACGACCGACAACGACGTCCGCCAGGCTTGGATGCAGACGCCGGTCCCCGTGCACATACTGGGCCTGGGAATGGATCGCTCGCAGCAACAAGATGCCGTCCAGGAATTCGACCGGTTGAGCCGTGATACCGGTGGTCGTTTCCAAGCTTTGGCCAGTTCAACCGACTTGAAACAAGCACTGCGGAACTTGCTGGCGCCGGGGATGTATCGATTGCGATCCTATCAAGACGACCATCGCCCCGACGTGCCGATCACGCTGGGCTCGCCGACACGCGTTGCACCTGCCCCCGAATCGCCCGAGCTGTTCGCGCTGCAATACGAAGGCAGACAGTGGGTGGACGCCGCAGCACAGGAAGCCGCGACGCAACCGCTGGCGATCGAACCGGTGGTCTTGGAAGGTGGCGAAGCGTACCAGTTGTATGTCAACGAAGCGGGCACGGAGATCTATGACTATCCGTACGACGACAACGTCGAAGCCGTGGCAGGGTTGGTGACGTCCCAGGGCGCCGCGACCGATCACGTGATCCGGGTGCATCGCCCGCAGCATCAACCGCCCCATGACGTCGCGTTTCCTGTTTCCTGGCAGCGACGCGATCCCGCCGGTTCGGATGACCGTCCGCTTTGGCGAGCCACACGTCGTCCTTCGGCAGTTTGGATTGAAATTCAACCGGTAGCGGTCGACGGGCAAGAGGTCGGTCAAGCCTACACCTTCTATGACGCGACGTTTGAACCGGGGGAACCGGCCCCGGTGATGAATCTGCTGTCAAGCGATTGGCCGCGCCGAGCGGTGAAGGCACGAGTGCGCGTTTGGTCGCGGCCCGCCGAAGAATCCACCACGATCGAATTGCTTCCGCCGGGGATTGCCGGCGGAGGCAATCAGGCCAGCGATGGAGGCGGAGTAGCGCGGCTGAATCGGGCGATCCCGGTCGACGAGACGTCGGGCGAACCGATCGCCGTTGGATCGGGGATCAGTGTGCGAATCGATCCGTTGGGCACCACGTTTGCCGACGGCGTGGCGCGGCGCAGGTACGTCGTTGAGTTTGCCGACCCCGATATCCCCGTGACATCCATCAAAGTCAGTCTTGATGAATCGATCGATGGACTGCCGATCCGCATCGTGCGACAGTTCGACCCGCTGCGGCGAATGTCGGTGCACACGTTCTACTATCCGACCAAAAACAACGCCCCGGTCCAGCAGATCCGCGTCACGAATCAGACTCATGAAATCGACGGTGCTTGGCAATTGGATCGTGATTGGGTGGAGGTAGGGATTCCCGAGTCAGGCGGCTTGCTGCCGGTGGGGCACTAG
- a CDS encoding methyltransferase domain-containing protein: MCRVARGQFHLLDLATVIKEVDDHIVEGLLHCSDRNCQREYPIIDGVPLIIRDIRSYLSDNLFQVCQRTDLSETIESVLGDCGGHGSVFDAIRQHVSSYAWDHYGDLDPDEPPGDPRPGSMLRVLRRGIALSGLESDRPDSMLDVGCSVGRSTFTLAETLDRPVLGIDLNLPMLRVAARALREGVVRYPRRRVGIVYDRREFPVSFRCADRVDFWACDATALPFAEESIGAALSLNVLDCVHSPMEFLSSLGAVLQPNGRAVIASPYDWSSSATPIEGWIGGHSQRGPDRGASESILRQILTPGHPQAIQSLRLIAENNCPWHVRMHDRSVVSYDSHLVVAQKVG; the protein is encoded by the coding sequence GTGTGCCGCGTCGCCCGCGGACAATTCCATCTGCTTGATCTGGCAACGGTCATCAAAGAAGTCGATGACCACATCGTCGAAGGGCTGTTGCACTGCAGCGATCGGAATTGTCAACGCGAGTATCCCATCATCGATGGCGTGCCGTTGATCATTCGCGACATCCGCAGCTATCTGTCGGACAATCTGTTCCAAGTCTGCCAACGAACCGATCTGAGCGAAACGATCGAAAGCGTCTTGGGGGATTGTGGTGGACATGGTTCGGTCTTCGACGCGATCCGCCAGCACGTCAGTTCGTACGCCTGGGACCACTACGGCGATCTGGATCCCGACGAACCGCCCGGAGATCCCCGCCCGGGATCGATGCTTCGCGTTTTGCGCCGCGGGATCGCATTGTCGGGCCTGGAATCAGATCGGCCCGACAGCATGTTGGACGTCGGCTGTTCCGTCGGCCGTAGCACGTTCACGCTTGCCGAAACACTCGATCGCCCGGTCCTGGGGATCGATTTGAATCTCCCGATGTTGCGAGTCGCGGCGCGGGCGCTGCGCGAGGGCGTGGTACGATACCCGCGACGTCGCGTAGGGATTGTTTATGATCGCCGCGAGTTTCCAGTCTCGTTTCGCTGCGCGGACCGGGTCGACTTTTGGGCCTGCGACGCCACCGCGCTGCCGTTTGCCGAAGAATCGATCGGCGCCGCACTCAGTCTGAACGTGTTGGATTGCGTCCACTCGCCGATGGAGTTTCTTTCGTCGCTCGGAGCGGTCCTCCAACCGAACGGCCGGGCCGTGATCGCGTCGCCCTATGATTGGTCGTCATCGGCGACGCCCATCGAAGGCTGGATCGGTGGCCACTCCCAACGTGGTCCCGATCGCGGTGCCAGCGAATCGATCTTGCGACAGATTCTTACCCCCGGTCATCCACAGGCAATTCAATCCTTGCGGCTGATCGCCGAAAACAACTGTCCCTGGCACGTCCGCATGCATGATCGAAGCGTCGTGTCCTACGACAGCCACTTGGTCGTCGCGCAAAAAGTGGGATAG